A single window of Tautonia marina DNA harbors:
- a CDS encoding PD-(D/E)XK nuclease family protein → MPTPLARDRLARRIAQAPGRSPADQVFCWADLWHDLRADDPGGPLCLAPAGVRAALQAAIEQARHVGALSVSASVADSSGFRRRVFRRIARWMAAGRAPSDLPPPIGPIEAEVRAVYRSYQEVLARLGAVDEAGLQSYYASWFHLAKTLPRAWGSVDRVVVVEPPTEDRPVRLAIDAMRHSVNQLGLVLTFDGDPSRAEVDAPSARFRERMLAWGFLETSIEPSDHRPAGLVCLDRHLFREGDHGQGQVDRSEGLALRGASSGEGLARVAAVWARERLAEGEPPEELLILVRSWDEQASISVETLRAWGLPVTTGRDRPIGSDAAVQALKLAMAVPVEDWDTELLGRLLRNGRLRPDWEEAKGHPMALAASAAALREARVYRGCDAIAESLGRMIDHPTSDEEMTSKPDYRRRHRQRLAWLGGIALPVFERLSECLKSVAIPGPWSEQVDRLAGLAIELGLDPESEGALGHLFSALDDHAMVLEGLGLGRESWNWASFVAEVEVILQDLPAPEGSTVGAIRFATVDEAAGVIARHILLTNLAEGTFPNRSSVGPTADPDDQSHEAPEPGHDGEELPLNDEPTDAVLRRGSISQMRLRFDDAPIAASDPTPFGREMARFLRVLGAAEVSLTLAYPTSDEKGVDKLAAGFLVEVETLLSDEVRHRIVRDNRKLDPALRETPPQSPLERRVRAMARAAINDPSELAMLASGPEHRALLRASASALLVNERRARHPVWRPRRHGISRFEGMLRDPRIIQRLASEFGPSYTFSASQLESLAFCPFQFFLRYVLRLDPIEERDELEEDRTAGGSLMHAVLESLHLGLRDEPPSNGISLDEAIADRIERAVRDELEREASPSSDVGRGLRAIEAERMARIGKTYADQFRRYAESLGRDLAPEHFEFSFGDEEHRDGPALVLGEGDEQVRLQGMIDRIDMIRHPSGLLFRVIDYKTGSVPSRKKLEEGLALQLPLYAMAVERALPAEENPRAIDAGYWALRGKGYAPLVTLAEYRDGDLFSREGWKPGPDRIVRFVLDLVDRLRLGMMPAQFEKPDCERNCDYRTVCRFHQVRQARKPWPEAPTMSEPGEEDLR, encoded by the coding sequence ATGCCGACTCCGCTGGCCCGGGACCGGCTGGCCCGTCGGATCGCGCAGGCTCCGGGCCGATCGCCCGCTGACCAGGTCTTCTGCTGGGCCGATCTCTGGCACGACCTCCGCGCCGATGATCCCGGAGGACCGCTCTGCCTGGCTCCGGCCGGGGTTCGGGCCGCCTTGCAAGCGGCCATCGAGCAGGCCAGACACGTCGGAGCCCTGTCCGTCTCGGCCTCGGTCGCCGATTCTTCCGGCTTTCGCCGTCGGGTCTTCCGCCGCATTGCCCGATGGATGGCCGCCGGTCGGGCACCATCCGACCTGCCTCCGCCGATCGGGCCGATCGAGGCGGAGGTTCGGGCCGTGTACCGCTCGTATCAAGAGGTGCTGGCGCGGCTTGGGGCAGTCGATGAGGCCGGGCTACAGTCCTACTATGCCAGTTGGTTTCATCTGGCCAAAACGCTTCCCCGGGCCTGGGGATCGGTCGATCGGGTGGTCGTGGTCGAGCCTCCGACCGAGGATCGTCCCGTCCGGCTGGCCATCGACGCCATGCGGCACTCGGTGAACCAGCTCGGCCTGGTCCTGACCTTCGACGGTGATCCGTCCCGAGCCGAGGTTGATGCACCATCGGCCCGGTTCCGCGAACGGATGCTCGCGTGGGGGTTCCTTGAAACGTCGATCGAGCCGTCCGACCATCGACCCGCCGGCCTTGTTTGCCTCGACCGGCACCTGTTCCGGGAAGGGGATCACGGTCAGGGTCAGGTCGATCGTTCGGAAGGGCTAGCGCTTCGGGGAGCTTCGAGTGGCGAAGGGTTGGCCCGGGTCGCGGCCGTCTGGGCCCGCGAACGCCTGGCGGAAGGGGAGCCTCCTGAAGAACTGCTGATCCTGGTCCGATCCTGGGATGAGCAGGCATCGATCTCCGTCGAGACGCTCCGCGCCTGGGGGCTTCCTGTCACCACGGGACGCGATCGGCCGATTGGTTCCGACGCGGCGGTTCAGGCCCTGAAGCTAGCGATGGCCGTGCCCGTTGAGGACTGGGACACGGAACTCCTCGGCCGACTGCTCCGGAATGGCCGTCTTCGCCCCGACTGGGAGGAGGCCAAGGGGCATCCGATGGCCCTTGCCGCCTCGGCCGCGGCCTTGCGTGAAGCCCGTGTCTATCGAGGATGTGACGCCATCGCAGAGTCCCTCGGCCGGATGATCGATCACCCAACGTCGGACGAGGAAATGACCTCCAAGCCCGATTACCGGCGACGCCATCGGCAGCGCCTGGCCTGGCTGGGGGGAATCGCGTTGCCCGTCTTTGAACGGTTGTCCGAGTGCCTCAAGTCCGTGGCCATTCCCGGTCCCTGGTCGGAACAGGTGGATCGACTCGCCGGACTGGCGATCGAGCTGGGACTCGATCCCGAGTCAGAGGGAGCGTTGGGCCACCTGTTCAGCGCACTTGATGATCATGCAATGGTGCTCGAAGGGCTGGGACTGGGGAGGGAATCGTGGAACTGGGCCTCCTTTGTCGCGGAGGTGGAGGTGATCCTTCAGGACTTGCCCGCCCCGGAAGGATCGACGGTCGGTGCCATTCGCTTCGCCACCGTCGATGAGGCGGCCGGGGTGATTGCCCGGCACATCCTTCTCACAAACCTGGCCGAGGGAACCTTCCCCAACCGCTCCTCCGTGGGACCGACCGCCGACCCAGACGACCAGTCTCACGAGGCGCCGGAACCGGGTCATGATGGGGAGGAACTCCCCCTGAACGACGAGCCTACGGACGCGGTCCTCCGTCGTGGATCGATCAGTCAAATGCGATTGCGCTTTGATGATGCACCGATCGCGGCGTCGGATCCCACACCGTTCGGTCGAGAGATGGCTCGGTTTCTCCGCGTGCTGGGGGCGGCTGAGGTCAGCCTCACGCTTGCGTATCCGACCAGCGACGAGAAGGGAGTCGATAAGCTCGCGGCCGGGTTCCTCGTCGAGGTCGAGACCCTACTGTCAGACGAAGTCAGGCACCGGATTGTTCGGGACAACCGGAAGCTCGATCCCGCGCTTCGAGAAACGCCGCCGCAATCGCCGCTTGAGCGCCGCGTTCGAGCAATGGCCCGAGCTGCGATCAATGATCCGAGCGAGCTGGCCATGCTCGCCTCGGGTCCCGAACATCGTGCCTTGCTTCGCGCCTCGGCCTCGGCCTTGCTGGTCAACGAGCGACGGGCCCGGCACCCCGTTTGGCGGCCCCGACGACATGGAATCAGCCGCTTCGAGGGAATGCTACGCGACCCTCGAATCATCCAACGCCTGGCCTCCGAGTTCGGCCCGTCGTACACCTTCAGCGCGAGCCAACTGGAATCGTTGGCATTCTGCCCATTTCAATTCTTTCTCAGATATGTGCTTCGTCTTGATCCGATCGAGGAGCGTGACGAACTGGAGGAGGACCGGACCGCCGGCGGGAGCCTGATGCACGCGGTCCTTGAATCGTTGCATCTGGGCTTGCGCGACGAGCCGCCCTCGAACGGGATCTCGCTCGATGAGGCGATTGCCGATCGGATCGAGCGAGCGGTTCGTGATGAGCTGGAACGCGAAGCGAGCCCCAGCTCCGACGTGGGCCGAGGGCTCCGGGCGATCGAGGCCGAGCGCATGGCTCGGATCGGGAAAACCTACGCTGATCAGTTTCGGCGTTATGCTGAGTCGCTCGGGCGTGATCTGGCTCCCGAGCATTTCGAATTTTCGTTCGGCGACGAGGAGCATCGCGACGGCCCGGCCCTGGTGCTGGGCGAGGGGGATGAACAGGTGCGGCTTCAAGGAATGATTGATCGCATCGATATGATCCGGCATCCCTCGGGCTTGCTCTTTCGTGTGATCGACTACAAGACCGGATCGGTCCCCTCGCGGAAGAAGCTGGAGGAGGGACTGGCGCTGCAACTGCCGCTTTATGCGATGGCGGTCGAGCGAGCCTTGCCGGCCGAGGAGAATCCGCGGGCGATCGACGCCGGCTACTGGGCCTTGCGGGGGAAAGGGTACGCCCCGCTCGTGACCCTGGCCGAATACCGAGACGGCGACCTGTTCTCCCGAGAAGGATGGAAGCCCGGTCCCGATCGGATCGTTCGCTTCGTGCTTGATCTCGTCGATCGGCTCCGGCTCGGGATGATGCCGGCCCAGTTCGAAAAGCCCGATTGCGAACGGAATTGCGATTACCGAACCGTTTGCCGTTTCCACCAGGTTCGACAGGCCCGCAAGCCCTGGCCCGAGGCCCCGACGATGAGTGAGCCCGGCGAGGAGGACCTTCGATGA
- a CDS encoding undecaprenyl-diphosphate phosphatase has product MTWFEALTLAVLQGLTEFLPVSSSGHLAVAASLFHSLGTVENRPDGLFFIVMLHLGTLLAILVFYRRVMRSGARGLVTGGGVGETPTRAIVLRSGLLAVVATLPAVVVGLTLKKTVDEAFENILVPGFAFLVTAALLLSTTRMKAGLKGPAETTWLDALLVGVAQAFAITPGISRSGSTIAAALALGFSRTWAVGFSLLINVPAILGASVLVGKDLQIESLSTEVLQMTGLATILSGIVGYGAIVWLVRIVRSGRLWYFSVYLVLLSGVVLGSVALMGQGEDSRGMTHEQGGRPEALDRPGGGVLARSGSRTEGAGHHLDHADSAGPGPAGPSDRAGSGPIAR; this is encoded by the coding sequence ATGACCTGGTTCGAAGCCCTGACCCTGGCCGTGCTTCAGGGCCTGACGGAATTCTTGCCGGTTTCCAGCAGTGGGCACCTGGCGGTGGCGGCGTCTCTCTTTCACTCGCTGGGAACGGTCGAGAACCGTCCTGATGGCCTGTTCTTCATCGTGATGCTGCATCTGGGAACCCTCCTGGCCATCCTGGTCTTTTATCGTCGCGTCATGAGGTCGGGAGCCCGGGGATTGGTGACCGGGGGCGGAGTGGGCGAAACCCCGACCCGAGCGATCGTCCTCCGCAGCGGCTTGCTGGCGGTCGTCGCGACCTTGCCGGCAGTGGTCGTCGGGCTGACCTTGAAGAAGACCGTGGACGAGGCGTTCGAAAACATTCTCGTGCCAGGGTTTGCCTTCCTCGTCACGGCGGCCTTGCTGCTCTCGACCACCCGCATGAAGGCCGGGCTGAAGGGGCCGGCCGAGACGACCTGGCTCGACGCCCTGCTTGTCGGCGTGGCGCAGGCGTTCGCCATTACTCCGGGGATCAGCCGAAGCGGTTCGACCATCGCCGCCGCCCTGGCGTTGGGGTTTTCGCGCACCTGGGCGGTCGGGTTTAGCCTCCTGATCAACGTCCCGGCGATCCTCGGGGCATCGGTCCTGGTCGGCAAGGATCTTCAGATCGAGTCCCTTTCAACCGAGGTTCTTCAGATGACCGGCCTGGCGACGATCCTCTCGGGAATCGTCGGCTATGGTGCAATTGTCTGGCTGGTTCGGATTGTCCGATCGGGCCGACTCTGGTATTTTTCTGTATACCTGGTGTTGCTTTCGGGGGTGGTCCTGGGCTCCGTGGCGCTGATGGGCCAGGGCGAGGATTCGAGGGGGATGACCCATGAGCAAGGCGGCCGACCGGAGGCTCTGGACCGGCCCGGTGGGGGCGTCCTGGCTCGATCGGGTTCGAGGACCGAAGGGGCGGGCCACCACCTGGATCATGCCGACTCCGCTGGCCCGGGACCGGCTGGCCCGTCGGATCGCGCAGGCTCCGGGCCGATCGCCCGCTGA
- the pgsA gene encoding CDP-diacylglycerol--glycerol-3-phosphate 3-phosphatidyltransferase, giving the protein MRVEASPSTSKPIGLLNIPNALSVARLFFGVATLWLIEINWYIPALVLFLIAAITDALDGYVARLLKQETAFGRQLDPMIDKLLIASVLIFLVAIPGSGVAAWMASVIVVRELVIQWLRSMMEGKGVAFGAKMAGKLKTVFQCAAIVAALLALALSPDPATWVLVSRDLLIWVAVLLTIYSGVEYLAVAAPKLREM; this is encoded by the coding sequence ATGCGAGTTGAGGCCAGTCCCAGCACGAGCAAGCCGATCGGGCTCCTCAACATCCCGAACGCGCTGAGTGTGGCTCGCTTGTTTTTCGGGGTGGCGACGCTCTGGCTCATCGAGATCAACTGGTACATCCCTGCCCTGGTCCTGTTTCTGATCGCCGCCATTACCGATGCCCTGGACGGCTATGTGGCGCGGCTCTTGAAGCAGGAAACAGCCTTCGGGCGTCAGCTCGATCCGATGATCGACAAGCTTCTGATTGCCTCGGTCCTGATCTTCCTGGTCGCCATTCCCGGCAGTGGCGTGGCGGCCTGGATGGCCTCAGTCATCGTGGTTCGGGAACTGGTCATCCAGTGGCTTCGCAGCATGATGGAAGGCAAAGGAGTGGCCTTCGGCGCCAAGATGGCCGGCAAGCTCAAGACGGTCTTCCAGTGTGCGGCGATTGTGGCCGCGCTGCTGGCCCTCGCCCTGAGTCCCGACCCGGCAACCTGGGTTCTGGTCAGCCGCGATCTTCTCATCTGGGTTGCCGTCCTGTTGACGATCTATAGTGGAGTGGAGTACCTGGCCGTCGCAGCGCCGAAGCTGCGAGAGATGTAA
- the rimO gene encoding 30S ribosomal protein S12 methylthiotransferase RimO yields MIPDQMKADRTFHFVSLGCPKNTVDSERMLGLLAQDGYVPVAAPDGADLVIVNTCGFIDAARAESLAVIREMLDRKAAGQVRGVVVAGCLAERQKDLLLEEVPEVDQVIGVFGREEIVKAADRILGGLDEQRSIFNPAPIRAMDDTARLRITPRHLAYLKVSEGCSRFCTFCAIPYMRGKHLTKPIETVVAEAKELAADGVVELNLVAQDMTYYGVDLYGRPRLAELLRELDQIDGIRWIRILYNYPNYFTEELYDVLGSSEKIIPYLDMPLQHINDRMLKMMNRRHTRAETVEIIRRLREVMPGLVLRTTFIVGFPGETEEEFEELLDFVKETKFERLGVFPYSFEPDTPAAKLPGHLPDDVKAHRRDRVMEVQQPIAFDFNTSLVGKTLDVLIDGPAPAELGPGVWAGRSYADAPDVDGLVFVRDRNLRAGDLIPCEVLLTEGYDLVARPVEGASPKRKIRHRPKARKLPPASPFTILPG; encoded by the coding sequence ATGATTCCCGATCAGATGAAAGCCGACCGTACGTTTCACTTCGTCAGCCTGGGCTGTCCGAAGAACACTGTTGATTCCGAGCGCATGCTTGGCCTGCTCGCCCAGGACGGCTACGTGCCGGTCGCGGCCCCCGACGGCGCCGATCTGGTGATCGTCAACACCTGCGGCTTCATCGACGCCGCCCGAGCCGAGAGCCTGGCGGTGATCCGCGAGATGCTCGACCGCAAGGCCGCCGGGCAGGTTCGAGGCGTGGTCGTTGCCGGCTGCCTGGCCGAGCGTCAGAAAGACCTGCTGCTCGAAGAGGTCCCGGAGGTCGATCAGGTGATCGGCGTCTTCGGTCGAGAGGAGATCGTCAAGGCGGCCGACCGTATCCTTGGCGGTCTCGACGAGCAGCGATCCATCTTCAATCCCGCCCCGATTCGGGCGATGGACGACACCGCCCGATTGCGGATCACCCCCCGGCACCTCGCCTACCTCAAGGTCTCGGAAGGGTGTAGCCGGTTCTGCACCTTCTGCGCGATCCCGTACATGAGGGGCAAGCACCTGACCAAGCCGATCGAGACCGTTGTGGCCGAGGCGAAGGAACTGGCCGCCGACGGCGTCGTCGAGCTGAACCTCGTCGCCCAGGACATGACCTACTACGGCGTCGATCTCTACGGCCGCCCTCGCCTGGCCGAGTTGCTCCGGGAACTCGATCAGATCGACGGCATCCGCTGGATCCGCATCCTCTACAACTATCCGAATTACTTCACGGAGGAGTTGTACGATGTTCTTGGCTCGTCCGAGAAGATCATCCCGTACCTCGATATGCCGCTTCAGCATATCAACGACCGCATGCTGAAGATGATGAACCGCCGACATACGCGGGCCGAGACCGTCGAGATCATCCGACGCCTTCGCGAGGTGATGCCAGGCCTCGTCCTGCGGACGACCTTCATCGTCGGTTTCCCCGGCGAGACGGAGGAGGAGTTCGAGGAATTGCTGGACTTCGTCAAGGAGACGAAGTTCGAGCGGCTCGGCGTCTTCCCTTACTCCTTCGAGCCCGACACCCCGGCCGCCAAGCTGCCCGGCCACCTGCCCGACGACGTGAAGGCCCATCGTCGCGATCGGGTGATGGAGGTCCAGCAACCCATCGCCTTCGATTTCAACACCTCCCTCGTTGGCAAAACGCTGGATGTGTTGATCGATGGGCCGGCCCCGGCCGAACTCGGTCCAGGAGTCTGGGCCGGGCGTTCCTACGCCGATGCTCCCGACGTCGATGGGCTCGTCTTCGTTCGTGACCGCAACCTTCGCGCGGGGGACCTGATTCCCTGCGAGGTGCTGTTGACCGAGGGGTACGATCTGGTCGCTCGGCCGGTTGAGGGTGCCAGCCCGAAGCGCAAGATCCGTCACAGGCCCAAGGCGAGGAAACTTCCGCCGGCCTCCCCGTTTACCATCTTGCCGGGTTGA
- a CDS encoding sugar phosphate isomerase/epimerase family protein: MIPESLSSILLTAVLMFGTGTEPPADLFDRENLVAWCIVPFDAAQRGPEERAAMLDRLELRRLAYDWRAEHLPTFEEELATLDRHGIELTALWFPTTLDDTARFFLDSLAEHQLTPQLWVTGGGEPTTSPEDQAARVAAEADRIRPIAEAAAKIGCTVALYNHGGWFGEPENQIAIIEALDLPNVGIVYNLHHGHPHLDRFPALLETMKPHLLALNLNGMDRDGEAKGRKILVIGEGEEDARLLQVIRSSGWHGPIGILDHVPEADAEQQLRANLDGLDRLLRAIDQTP, from the coding sequence ATGATTCCCGAGAGCCTCTCCTCGATCCTCCTCACCGCCGTTCTCATGTTCGGAACCGGAACCGAACCCCCCGCCGACCTGTTCGACCGCGAAAACCTCGTGGCCTGGTGCATCGTTCCGTTCGACGCGGCGCAGCGAGGCCCCGAGGAGCGGGCCGCGATGCTCGACCGGCTCGAACTCCGTCGCCTCGCCTACGACTGGCGGGCCGAACACCTGCCGACCTTCGAGGAGGAGCTGGCAACCCTCGACCGCCACGGGATCGAGCTGACCGCCCTCTGGTTCCCGACCACGCTCGACGACACCGCTCGGTTCTTCCTCGACAGCCTGGCCGAGCACCAGCTCACCCCTCAGCTCTGGGTCACCGGCGGAGGCGAGCCGACCACCTCTCCGGAAGACCAGGCCGCCCGCGTCGCTGCCGAGGCCGACCGCATCCGACCCATCGCCGAGGCCGCCGCCAAAATCGGCTGCACGGTGGCCCTGTACAATCACGGCGGCTGGTTCGGCGAGCCCGAGAACCAGATCGCCATCATCGAGGCCCTCGACTTGCCCAACGTCGGGATCGTTTACAACCTGCACCACGGTCACCCCCACCTCGACCGCTTCCCCGCCTTGCTTGAAACGATGAAGCCCCATCTCCTCGCCCTGAACCTCAACGGCATGGATCGCGACGGCGAGGCGAAAGGACGCAAGATCCTCGTGATCGGTGAGGGAGAGGAGGATGCCCGGTTGCTTCAAGTCATTCGATCGAGCGGCTGGCACGGCCCGATCGGCATTCTCGACCACGTCCCCGAAGCCGACGCCGAGCAGCAGCTTCGGGCCAACCTCGACGGCCTCGATCGCCTGCTCAGGGCGATCGACCAGACGCCTTGA
- a CDS encoding HAD family hydrolase, which translates to MPSYKLLALDVDGTLIGKDGILRPRTAAAVARAAAAGIQPVLCTGRRYRRALPVARQLELDAPVVCNSGALVKETSSHATLWRADLGRELTTAVLDVLRRLGEPAVSIVDHEETPPDFLIPARPTGRALFDEYVERNGPYARVDPHWMTRPDQGDHFHLFAVGERAAMLEVEAALIEAVPGILRTFVLHTSAYSGTMCEVLNTEASKWSAVLHLAERWGIDPSEIVAVGDDVNDLPMIEGAGLGVAMGQAPEAVQKAADLVAPTFEADGVATLIEEVLLA; encoded by the coding sequence ATGCCCTCGTACAAACTGCTGGCGCTCGATGTGGACGGAACGCTGATCGGCAAGGATGGCATCCTGCGTCCTCGAACGGCGGCAGCGGTAGCTCGGGCGGCGGCGGCGGGAATCCAGCCGGTCCTGTGCACGGGCCGACGGTATCGAAGGGCCTTGCCGGTGGCCCGGCAACTGGAGCTCGATGCGCCGGTCGTGTGCAACTCGGGAGCGTTGGTCAAGGAAACGAGCAGCCACGCAACCCTCTGGCGGGCCGATCTGGGTCGGGAGCTGACGACGGCCGTGCTCGATGTCTTGCGACGCCTGGGAGAGCCGGCCGTGTCGATCGTGGATCATGAGGAAACGCCGCCGGACTTCCTCATCCCCGCCCGGCCGACCGGACGGGCCCTGTTCGATGAGTATGTGGAACGGAACGGGCCGTATGCTCGGGTCGATCCCCACTGGATGACCCGTCCCGACCAGGGGGACCACTTCCACCTGTTCGCCGTGGGAGAGCGGGCGGCGATGCTGGAGGTGGAAGCCGCCCTGATCGAGGCGGTGCCGGGCATCCTGAGGACGTTCGTGCTGCATACGTCGGCCTATTCGGGGACGATGTGCGAGGTCCTGAACACCGAGGCGAGCAAGTGGTCGGCCGTCCTGCACCTGGCCGAGCGCTGGGGGATCGACCCGTCGGAGATCGTCGCGGTGGGAGACGATGTGAACGACCTGCCGATGATCGAGGGGGCCGGGCTGGGGGTAGCGATGGGTCAGGCTCCGGAAGCGGTCCAGAAGGCCGCCGATCTGGTCGCTCCGACCTTCGAGGCCGATGGAGTTGCGACGCTCATTGAGGAGGTCTTGCTGGCTTGA
- a CDS encoding NUDIX hydrolase translates to MSASTEPEPPQRDRFQGKASWVREPEGDTTLESNWLITLRRERYRSRKSGKAHDFYVVHLADAVNVIALTPENRLILVEQFRAGSANDSLEPPGGLLDPGEDPLEAGARELLEETGYAGDEPIILGTVWACPSLLTSRITTILIRNAKLIREPNWDEGEELRLKIVPAREVPSLIRNGKIGHALAIQGLLWWLVSELPGTPLELPKGFQSKDRQIGLGRLMVAIALIGLAFGLMRTIGETGTLLIIPVLLLVPAYLLVDRVVDPMPKTVLTRSMARWGRRSLIRALATLALAQLLWLSVMVMARMAFLI, encoded by the coding sequence ATGAGCGCATCGACCGAACCTGAACCGCCGCAACGGGATCGATTCCAGGGAAAGGCCTCCTGGGTCCGGGAGCCCGAGGGGGATACGACCCTCGAATCGAACTGGCTGATCACGCTGCGTCGGGAACGGTACCGATCGCGCAAGTCGGGAAAGGCGCATGACTTTTATGTGGTCCACCTGGCCGATGCGGTCAATGTGATCGCCCTGACGCCCGAGAATCGGTTGATCCTGGTTGAGCAGTTTCGGGCCGGCTCGGCGAACGACAGCCTGGAACCCCCTGGAGGGTTGCTCGACCCCGGAGAGGACCCGCTGGAGGCTGGAGCCAGGGAGTTGCTGGAGGAGACCGGGTACGCGGGAGACGAGCCGATCATTCTGGGAACTGTCTGGGCCTGTCCATCGCTCTTGACCTCTCGGATCACGACCATTTTGATCCGCAACGCCAAATTGATCCGCGAACCGAACTGGGATGAAGGAGAGGAGTTGCGTCTGAAGATCGTGCCGGCGCGAGAGGTCCCCTCTCTGATTCGGAACGGGAAGATCGGCCATGCGTTGGCGATCCAGGGGTTGCTCTGGTGGCTCGTCTCGGAACTGCCGGGCACGCCGCTCGAACTGCCGAAGGGTTTCCAGTCGAAGGACCGGCAGATCGGTCTCGGCCGCTTGATGGTGGCGATCGCCTTGATTGGCCTGGCGTTCGGGTTGATGCGGACGATCGGCGAGACGGGGACGCTCCTGATCATCCCGGTCTTGCTGCTCGTGCCGGCGTATCTCCTGGTCGATCGCGTGGTCGATCCGATGCCCAAGACGGTCCTGACCCGGTCGATGGCCCGCTGGGGACGACGGTCGCTGATCCGGGCTTTGGCCACGCTCGCCCTGGCGCAACTGCTCTGGCTCAGTGTGATGGTCATGGCCCGGATGGCATTCTTGATCTGA
- a CDS encoding substrate-binding domain-containing protein: MPRITFLLPNAPQTQPLIWKEAAQLDAAKQNALFTARTAGEGESMADFVRRVSQEGTAAMVVVVDDAEALGPAIAEARRRGIAVVTILEPVTAGGEPVPVVVRGDYKRAAEELIEAAASDASKLGKSAEGPALVVYTKDFPEADRRAGALFEALTRAGIETIGDGPQAVAGGQYDVGNLVLERLKERPELAMVLTGDDTSFLGATIERSELPEGTGVTVAGFLVDPESFVVVEESFASAAAFADDRGLGILAYRNAMTLATGETVPDRIVVPMSVQRAPGPPAFGRLRFDLNPQDAPLEGFDPTEREKTAEPKDEG; encoded by the coding sequence GTGCCTCGCATCACGTTCTTGCTGCCGAACGCGCCGCAGACGCAACCCTTGATCTGGAAGGAAGCGGCGCAGCTTGATGCCGCGAAACAGAACGCGCTCTTCACCGCCCGAACGGCCGGCGAGGGGGAGTCGATGGCCGACTTTGTCCGCCGGGTCAGCCAGGAAGGCACGGCAGCGATGGTCGTGGTGGTGGATGACGCCGAGGCTCTCGGGCCGGCGATCGCCGAGGCCAGGCGTCGAGGCATCGCCGTCGTGACGATTCTCGAACCGGTGACGGCCGGGGGGGAACCGGTGCCGGTGGTCGTCCGGGGGGACTACAAGCGAGCCGCCGAGGAACTCATCGAAGCCGCTGCCAGCGATGCAAGCAAGCTGGGCAAGTCGGCCGAGGGACCGGCGCTCGTCGTGTACACAAAGGATTTTCCCGAGGCGGATCGGCGCGCCGGGGCCCTGTTCGAGGCCCTGACGCGAGCGGGAATCGAGACGATTGGAGACGGCCCCCAGGCGGTCGCGGGAGGTCAGTACGACGTGGGCAACCTGGTGCTGGAGCGGCTGAAGGAGCGGCCGGAACTGGCCATGGTCCTGACCGGCGATGACACGAGCTTTCTCGGCGCGACGATCGAACGGAGTGAACTGCCGGAAGGCACGGGGGTGACGGTGGCGGGGTTTCTGGTGGACCCGGAGAGCTTCGTCGTCGTGGAGGAATCGTTCGCCTCGGCGGCGGCCTTCGCGGATGATCGGGGGTTGGGCATCCTGGCATATCGCAATGCGATGACGCTGGCAACGGGAGAGACGGTCCCCGATCGGATCGTCGTGCCGATGTCCGTGCAACGAGCGCCCGGGCCGCCGGCCTTCGGTCGGCTCCGGTTTGATCTGAACCCGCAGGATGCTCCGCTGGAGGGGTTCGACCCGACCGAACGTGAGAAAACGGCCGAGCCGAAGGACGAGGGCTGA